The Panicum virgatum strain AP13 chromosome 6K, P.virgatum_v5, whole genome shotgun sequence nucleotide sequence CGCCGTGGACAAGCTCTGCCAGACTTCCTCCAATCCCCAGCTCCAATCCTGTGGAAGAATGAAGCGGAAATGAGGAAAATCGCCTCTCTCCACTGTTCACCTAGGAACACTCGAGAAGGCACTAGAAAGGGACCACACTTCACTTtacttttaaataatttgaCTTTAAATACGTGCGACCATCTCTACTATGCAGTGAATAGAACACAATTTATTATTAGAAAAGCAATCGTGTTCATAGCGGTATCATGTTTCGaacatatttttataattatgtaCGCATACATTCCATTATATACTATCCTATACATACTATTTacctatttttataattatatattttttcttgttTCGAATATTTTGTCTATTTTCACCACAATTGAAACCTCGTTGCTTGTTTTCAGCATATATAGTTTCTTAAAATTACTTGTTGCAACTAAATTTAATGTAGCTATTTTTCTCGCAACATTGTTTTTTAGACACGTGCGGCATCGCACGTGCACCCTACTAGTACCGCTAATTTTTCATTAGTCCCTAAAATAGCATTGAAAGATTTCCTTTCTCAAGCTgaacgccgccgctcctcgtctCTCTGCTACGCCACTGCTTGTTGCTTCAGCCCCGGCCATCGCCTGCTTTTCGTGCTGCGTCACAAGCCGGCGATTTGAATCCGACggtagaaaaaaaatgatgatgagaGCAAATAAGAACTCAGGGAATAACCCAGCTTAATTTCGATTGTTAATAAAGATTAGGATTTGCAGAGGAATCTTAATTTAGGTTAGCATACAAACAAAAGTTTATTAGGAGGTTTGTTTGACAAACAAAAGTTTAAATCACTTTAGGTTAGCATACAAATTTGAAAATCCTTTGAGGTGGAACTCTTGATTGTATTCTATATTTCCTTCTTTACCCAACCAAAAATATACAATTGGGAACTACCCTGTTATGTTTTTGTAACTAAAAGTATCACCCAACACGATTACAAATTTCAAAGCTCACAACAAATGGAGAGTAATTGAAAATGTAGACCCTGCTTCCAAGTTCCAAGTTCCACAAACAACACGCGTTCCGCGATACCCTGCATGCATTGCTTGCGTTGCGTGCGTGACACACCGCGCGCGAGCAGCGAGCTCCACTAcgacgccgctgccgccgccgccgacctcgcgTCGACGCCGTCGTGGCCGGCGATCATCCGGTACTTGTCCCTGCGCGTCAGCCCGGTGCACTCGAACCCGAGCTCGTCGCCGATCATGCGCTGGACGCCGTTCGCCACGTCGCGGCTcgacgtgccgccgccggcgcctcccccGGTGGCCACCGGCGCGAGGAGCCGGATCTCGTACCACGGCGCCGGGTTCATGAGGAAGAAGACCGAGTCCAGCCACTTGTGCCCCCGCACCGTCGAGCCGTGGAacatggcgccgccggcgcgcacggCCGTCGGCGTCACCTCGCCGGCGATCTCCGCGAACAGCAGGCTGAACCGCAGCAGGTACGGCTCCCGGCACGTCGTCCCCTCCGGGCACACCACCAGGTCGCCGCACGCCAGCTCCGACTCCATGATCCGGCTGTCCCGGCCGCGGTCGCGCGTCAGCCGGACCGTCGGGATCGGCGCGATCAGCTCCGAGAAGCCGGACAGGCTGTACGTCACGGCGGTCACCTTCCGCCGCAGCACCGTCGAGAGGATCACCGGATCCATCAGCGTCTGGTGGTTGCACGCGAACAATGTGCCACGCCggcggctcgccgccgtcgctccgCCGAGCCCGCCGCCTCGTATCCGgaagccggtggcggcggcgaggaggaggccggcgccgtggGGGAGGaagccgaggaggaggcgggtcaCGGACAGGACCACGCCGAGCGGGACCCATAGGAAGACGGCGAGGCACGCGAGCGGCTCGGGCCGGCGGACGAGGCGGCCGTCGTGGAAGACCAGCGGCCGGGGATACTCGCTCCGCGGcagcggcgtcgccgccgcctcctccggcgtgGACACCACGCGGCGCTCCTGGCATAGCTGCAGAAATGCCGGCTGCCGGTCGCCGGAGCACAGCCCGACGTCGACGATCCGGTCGCGCCCGAGAACGGCCGCCAGAGCTCCCTGCAGGCTCTGGTCGGCTCCAGCCGCCACGCCCGGCGAGGCCACGGTCCCGGTGAACCGCCTCCCGACCACCCGGAGCTCCATGCCGGCGACGCGGACGTCGGCGCCGAGGTACTCCCTGACGAATGGCTCCGCCAGGAGCCTCGGCAGGCGCGTCACGACGtacctctcgccgccggcgtggcgcgCCAGGGCCCGGAACGCACTGCGCCGGAGGTCGGCCAGGAAGAACCTGGGCAGCGTggccctcgccaccgccgccacgtcgccgaggccgaggccggcgGTGGACAGGAACGTCATGGCGAGGAGAGGGAGGTCGTCcgaggagaaggcggcgccGAGCAGCGCGGCGAGAGGGTACACGGCGAGCAGGACGGCGGCCCTGAGCGGGCCGCCGGCCTCGAGGGCGACGAGCAGGAAGTATGGGAAGAGGCTGCCGGAGATGAGGAGCGTGCCCTCCATCTCGGCGGCGACGCTGGCGCGCCGGTGAGAATCGGACGCCATGGGTGGAGTGGAGTTGCAGCCTCACTTTGGCAGCCAAGGTAAGCTTAAATATCAGTGTTGGGTACGACATGCTTGTCTAATTGTCTATGCATAAATATGCTGGACACTACAATTTCAAATTTTCAGCCAATGCTAGTCAAACATCTACAGTAAGATTATGGGAttcgttttttttaaaaaaaagattatACGCGTAACGTGTAAATTCGCCTTTTTGAAAAATGAACATATGCTTATACTCCATTGGCTCACAAATGCTTGGCATTTTGGACATGTCCGGTTGAACTCGTCGAACTTCGACTTCAAATTATTTTGTTTGGTAGCATGaaaattatacatgaaaattCATCTTTGAAAACATAGGTAAAATGAATTGGGGACAAGGAAATAATATTCAAATACTTGAAGTAGTTTCATGTGATCATGCGGAAATATTAAGGAGTGTAATTTCAATGGTACGGAATATAGCGAATGGTGGTAATTTGTGGCACACAAGATAGACATGACATAATAAGAACAAAAAGGACATATAGCTGCCCTACAAATACTACGTTTTCACCTTTTTGTGATGTGGCGAGcattgagtttttttttattttagggAGAAGGTTTCTTCGCTTTATTTCAACATGTGGGGGAAATCTTTTCTCCCACACAGCTCTCTCTAGGAGTGCAAATGGGTGCCTGTAAGGATATCCGTtgcccctctttagttcaaaagtttATACTAGTTTCCAAAGCGGGCTCTCATTTGAGAGGCTCCCATTTGCACCTCTAGCTATCTCAGTGCTGCGAGCATTGAGGATGCATCTCGAGATACCAGGATGAACTAAAATGGTTGGAAAGGGTTTTAGGAACATGCAGCCAGATATACCTGCAAACAGGTCTTTCTGGTAGAGAACAGCAATGGAGAAGGCGGCAGGCCATAAGGAAGTCATGCATGGGCGATATAGAAAGATATGGTGCATCCAGATATGCAGCTAGGATTTGATTTGATATGCCCACATCCAGCAAGTTCCTTGTGACAAAAATAAAGTGATGGGCAGTGTGCTAGTAGTTATAACCTACCAACGACCTGAATGTTTGGCAATCTGAATTGTCTATTGATTCTTGTTCCAGTGCTAATGTGATGGAGAATGGAACTTCTG carries:
- the LOC120711326 gene encoding glycerol-3-phosphate acyltransferase RAM2-like encodes the protein MASDSHRRASVAAEMEGTLLISGSLFPYFLLVALEAGGPLRAAVLLAVYPLAALLGAAFSSDDLPLLAMTFLSTAGLGLGDVAAVARATLPRFFLADLRRSAFRALARHAGGERYVVTRLPRLLAEPFVREYLGADVRVAGMELRVVGRRFTGTVASPGVAAGADQSLQGALAAVLGRDRIVDVGLCSGDRQPAFLQLCQERRVVSTPEEAAATPLPRSEYPRPLVFHDGRLVRRPEPLACLAVFLWVPLGVVLSVTRLLLGFLPHGAGLLLAAATGFRIRGGGLGGATAASRRRGTLFACNHQTLMDPVILSTVLRRKVTAVTYSLSGFSELIAPIPTVRLTRDRGRDSRIMESELACGDLVVCPEGTTCREPYLLRFSLLFAEIAGEVTPTAVRAGGAMFHGSTVRGHKWLDSVFFLMNPAPWYEIRLLAPVATGGGAGGGTSSRDVANGVQRMIGDELGFECTGLTRRDKYRMIAGHDGVDARSAAAAAAS